From Lytechinus pictus isolate F3 Inbred chromosome 6, Lp3.0, whole genome shotgun sequence, the proteins below share one genomic window:
- the LOC129275996 gene encoding uncharacterized protein LOC129275996: MPVVENDDVKLLWDFNIQTDKVIEARRPDIVLLKKKEKECLIIDIAIPGDCRAWRKEEEKIQKYNDLAWELRRIWKVKTKVVPIVIGALGTVTTRHRSCLAVLGVEVSFETIQKASLLGTAHILRKVLN, from the coding sequence atgcctGTAGTAGAGAACGACGATGTAAAACTTTTATGGGATTTTAATATCCAGACAGACAAGGTCATTGAAGCTAGACGACCAGACATCGTTCTcttaaagaagaaggaaaaggaatgtCTCATCATAGATATTGCGATTCCGGGAGACTGCAGAGCTTGGcgtaaagaggaggaaaagatacAGAAGTATAACGATCTGGCATGGGAGCTGAGAAGGATATGGAAGGTGAAGACGAAGGTGGTACCAATAGTCATCGGAGCCTTAGGAACAGTGACAACAAGACACAGAAGCTGTCTGGCTGTTCTAGGAGTCGAGGTGTCCTTTGAAACGATACAGAAGGCAAGCTTGCTTGGAACAGCTCATATCTTACGGAAGGtcttgaattag